One genomic region from Halobacteriovorax sp. HLS encodes:
- a CDS encoding phosphoenolpyruvate carboxykinase (ATP): METFLNELGIKTSRGEYKIHSDSPRSFLIAEAVRKGYGKLTNDGALTVVTGKHTGRSAKDRYIVKTSTTEKPVWWENDLLPMTTEQFAALKSDVITYLNDNRDLYTTERSVGAHKEHNISARLISSHPQHALFSKHLFRGKMREFKDGDYTILHAPELKLEPGKYGNKTETAVVTCLDSSTTIICGTLYAGEIKKSMFAAMNYRLPEIGILPMHSGASRLENEDVSVFFGLSGTGKTTLSTDEGTYLIGDDEHGLSDEGIFNFEGGCYAKTYKLSKSTEPEIWDASNKFGALLENVVLNEETGIVDFDDKTLAENGRSSYPLSFIKELETSSKGKIPKDIFFLSADAFGVLPPVSKLSIEQAMFYFVLGYTAKLAGTEIGVVEPQATFSPCFGAPFMLRHPSVYAELLGKYLEKYDIKVWLVNTGWTGGACGVGQRFPLDITRKIIRSIQSNKLDDVAYENDPIFNFAIPCEVPGVPSELLTPQKTWENSTDYASKAKELAVSFHSQMEKFGDFYTNNIKGAPAYNG; this comes from the coding sequence ATGGAAACATTTTTAAATGAACTAGGTATTAAAACAAGCAGAGGCGAGTACAAAATTCACAGTGACTCTCCGAGAAGCTTTCTTATTGCTGAGGCCGTACGTAAAGGTTATGGAAAACTTACAAATGATGGAGCACTTACTGTTGTAACAGGTAAGCACACTGGCCGTTCAGCTAAAGATAGATATATCGTTAAAACTTCTACTACAGAAAAACCTGTATGGTGGGAAAACGATTTACTTCCTATGACTACAGAGCAATTTGCTGCTCTAAAAAGTGATGTTATCACTTACTTAAATGACAATAGAGACCTGTATACAACAGAAAGATCTGTTGGTGCACATAAAGAACATAATATCAGTGCAAGACTAATCTCTTCTCACCCACAACACGCACTTTTTTCTAAGCACTTATTTAGAGGAAAGATGAGAGAGTTCAAAGACGGTGATTACACAATTCTTCACGCTCCAGAACTTAAGCTTGAGCCAGGTAAATATGGAAATAAAACAGAAACAGCAGTAGTAACTTGTCTTGACTCAAGTACTACAATTATCTGTGGAACGTTATACGCCGGTGAAATTAAGAAGAGTATGTTTGCAGCCATGAACTACAGACTTCCGGAGATTGGAATTCTGCCAATGCATTCAGGAGCCTCAAGACTAGAGAATGAAGATGTATCTGTATTCTTTGGTCTTTCTGGAACTGGTAAAACAACTCTTTCGACTGATGAAGGGACTTACCTAATTGGAGATGATGAGCACGGTCTTAGCGACGAAGGAATCTTCAACTTTGAAGGTGGTTGTTATGCTAAAACTTATAAATTATCAAAGTCTACTGAGCCTGAGATTTGGGATGCATCCAATAAATTTGGGGCCCTACTAGAGAATGTTGTGCTTAATGAAGAAACTGGTATTGTTGATTTCGACGACAAAACACTTGCTGAAAATGGAAGATCTTCTTATCCACTTAGTTTCATTAAAGAGCTTGAAACATCTTCTAAAGGTAAAATACCTAAAGACATATTCTTCTTAAGTGCTGATGCATTTGGTGTACTACCTCCAGTTTCAAAACTATCTATTGAACAAGCAATGTTCTACTTTGTTCTAGGATATACAGCTAAACTTGCAGGAACAGAAATTGGTGTAGTAGAGCCTCAAGCTACTTTCTCTCCATGCTTTGGAGCTCCATTCATGCTAAGACACCCAAGTGTATATGCTGAACTTCTAGGTAAATATCTAGAGAAGTACGACATTAAGGTATGGCTAGTTAACACTGGTTGGACTGGTGGAGCTTGTGGTGTTGGACAGAGATTTCCTCTTGATATTACAAGAAAAATTATCCGCTCTATTCAATCTAACAAGCTTGATGATGTTGCCTACGAAAATGATCCAATTTTTAACTTTGCGATTCCTTGCGAAGTTCCTGGTGTTCCATCTGAACTACTTACTCCTCAAAAGACTTGGGAAAATTCGACAGACTACGCTTCAAAAGCAAAAGAGCTGGCCGTATCTTTCCACTCTCAAATGGAAAAGTTCGGTGACTTTTACACTAATAATATAAAGGGTGCTCCTGCTTACAATGGTTAG